A genomic segment from Thermodesulfobacteriota bacterium encodes:
- a CDS encoding FtsQ-type POTRA domain-containing protein, protein MLKKVSRKNRKKKTAGCARYAATIPALKVTAGLVVLLAVSIGFVYGYAFFIRSDCLRINDVQVKGLSLLDREAVVHRAGIATGMNIMAVNLSVARRRLQADPWIADVRISRVLPSTIVIDIREHTPLAILDWGGSFLINSHREVFKRLEPTDPSALPVISGIECGDLDEKGHAVGPALNAALDVVEMGVILGERIPGMSIRKVIADRDTGLTLYAFDAIDEVRLGFDDDNDSYITKFRQLGYMLSHCSSQPGTGRLAAAGFEYPDRVVVKAVTAEAYVANSKGGSNEGTGHHRRS, encoded by the coding sequence ATGCTGAAAAAAGTGTCCCGGAAGAACCGGAAAAAGAAAACGGCCGGGTGTGCCCGCTATGCGGCAACGATACCGGCGCTGAAGGTCACGGCCGGACTGGTCGTTCTGCTGGCGGTGAGTATCGGCTTTGTGTACGGTTATGCTTTTTTTATCCGGTCCGACTGCCTGCGTATCAATGATGTTCAGGTCAAGGGATTGTCTCTGCTCGACCGGGAGGCGGTCGTTCACCGGGCCGGCATCGCGACGGGGATGAACATCATGGCCGTGAACCTGTCCGTGGCCAGGCGCCGGCTGCAGGCCGATCCCTGGATCGCGGATGTGCGGATCAGCCGGGTGCTGCCGTCGACGATTGTGATTGATATCCGGGAGCATACGCCCCTGGCGATTCTGGACTGGGGCGGGAGTTTCCTGATCAACAGCCACCGGGAGGTTTTCAAGCGGCTGGAACCGACGGACCCGTCCGCCCTGCCGGTGATCAGCGGTATTGAGTGCGGCGATCTGGACGAGAAGGGCCATGCGGTCGGCCCGGCTTTAAACGCCGCGCTGGATGTGGTTGAAATGGGCGTCATTCTCGGAGAGCGGATTCCGGGCATGAGCATCCGCAAAGTGATCGCCGACCGGGACACCGGCCTGACGCTATATGCTTTTGACGCCATCGATGAGGTTCGGCTCGGTTTTGACGACGACAACGACAGTTACATCACCAAATTTCGTCAATTGGGATATATGCTGAGCCATTGTTCCAGTCAGCCCGGGACAGGCCGTCTGGCCGCCGCCGGCTTTGAATATCCGGACCGGGTTGTGGTCAAGGCCGTGACCGCAGAGGCGTATGTCGCCAACAGCAAAGGGGGTAGCAATGAAGGAACAGGACATCATCGTCGGTCTTGA
- the ftsZ gene encoding cell division protein FtsZ: MSFSYVEKEKNARIKVIGVGGAGGNAVNNMIEANLQGVEFIVANTDAQVLEASKAEVRIQLGTNITEGLGAGANPEIGRQAAMESHDVLRDALSGAHMVFITEGCGGGTGTGASPVIAQICKELGILTVAVVTKPFSFEGKKRAQQAETGVAALKGIADTVITIRNDRLRTLASKKDTVIDMFRKADEVLHHSVRGISDLIMVPGLVNLDFADVKTIMSKAGMALMGIGVASGDNRAIEAAERSISHPLLEECSIAGAKGVLLNIASSSDMSFQELEEASDRIHEEVGDETEIIWGTTIDDSLGDEIRITVIATGIGAAAAEPIVDLKRGRIRDVTAADLNTLSVSKLDQPTFIRKQASAGEGSGATYRGYKGLVIDNDDLDIPTFLRNQAD; this comes from the coding sequence ATGTCGTTTTCATATGTGGAAAAAGAAAAGAACGCGAGGATAAAGGTCATTGGCGTGGGCGGCGCGGGGGGAAACGCCGTCAACAACATGATCGAAGCCAACCTGCAGGGCGTGGAGTTTATTGTCGCCAATACCGATGCCCAGGTGCTGGAAGCGTCAAAGGCCGAGGTTAGAATTCAACTCGGCACCAACATTACGGAAGGGCTCGGCGCCGGCGCCAATCCTGAGATCGGCCGGCAGGCCGCCATGGAAAGTCATGACGTACTTCGTGACGCCCTGTCGGGGGCCCACATGGTGTTTATCACCGAAGGGTGCGGCGGCGGTACGGGCACCGGGGCCTCGCCGGTCATCGCCCAGATCTGCAAGGAACTGGGGATACTGACTGTGGCCGTGGTCACCAAACCGTTTTCCTTTGAAGGCAAGAAAAGGGCCCAGCAGGCCGAAACCGGCGTGGCGGCCCTAAAAGGCATCGCCGATACGGTCATTACCATTCGGAACGATCGCCTGCGGACCCTGGCCTCCAAGAAGGACACGGTCATCGACATGTTCAGGAAGGCCGATGAGGTTCTGCATCATTCCGTGCGGGGAATTTCCGACCTGATCATGGTCCCCGGCCTGGTCAATCTCGATTTTGCCGATGTCAAGACCATCATGTCCAAGGCGGGCATGGCGCTGATGGGAATCGGCGTGGCCAGCGGCGACAACCGGGCCATCGAGGCGGCCGAGCGGTCCATCTCCCATCCGCTTCTGGAGGAATGCTCCATCGCCGGTGCCAAGGGGGTGCTGCTGAACATCGCCAGTTCCAGCGACATGAGTTTTCAGGAACTGGAGGAAGCCTCGGACCGCATCCACGAGGAGGTGGGCGATGAAACGGAAATCATCTGGGGAACGACCATCGATGATTCCCTGGGAGATGAAATCCGTATAACGGTTATCGCCACGGGAATCGGCGCGGCGGCGGCGGAGCCGATCGTGGACCTGAAGCGGGGCAGGATCCGGGACGTGACGGCGGCCGATCTGAATACGTTGTCGGTATCAAAACTCGACCAGCCGACCTTTATCCGCAAGCAGGCCTCCGCCGGCGAGGGCTCCGGGGCGACGTACCGCGGCTACAAGGGCCTGGTGATTGATAATGATGATCTGGATATCCCGACGTTTTTGAGAAACCAGGCGGATTAG
- the ftsA gene encoding cell division protein FtsA, which yields MKEQDIIVGLDIGTTKICAVVGEKEGDKINIIGIGMHPSEGLRKGVVVDIESTVGSIKKAVEEAELMAGCEISNAYVGIAGGHISSFNSRGVIAIKGREITRADLERVREAASAVAIPMDREIIHILPQEYIVDDESGIQNPVGMTGVRLEVKIHIVTGAVASAHNIVKCAHRAGLDVCDVVLESLASGEAVLTDEEKTLGAALIDMGGGTSDLAVFCGGNIRHTFVLSLGGNNLTNDIAIGLRTPHSEAEKIKKRFVSPISGREGAIGEIEVKRTGGRNSEKVPVHILNEIIAPRMEEIFTLINREIISKGAADEITTGVVLTGGAALLDGACEIAESIINQPTRLGRPIGISGLVDVVNNPMYATGVGLVLYGARNESARKFRIRDANIFNRLISRMKRWFKEIA from the coding sequence ATGAAGGAACAGGACATCATCGTCGGTCTTGATATCGGCACCACCAAGATTTGCGCGGTTGTCGGAGAGAAGGAAGGCGATAAGATCAACATCATCGGAATCGGCATGCACCCTTCAGAAGGGCTGCGCAAGGGTGTGGTGGTGGATATTGAGTCAACGGTCGGCTCCATCAAAAAAGCGGTGGAAGAAGCGGAACTCATGGCCGGGTGTGAAATTTCCAACGCCTATGTGGGCATCGCCGGCGGCCATATATCCAGTTTCAACAGCCGGGGAGTGATCGCCATCAAGGGCCGTGAAATTACCCGCGCCGATCTGGAGCGGGTCAGAGAGGCGGCCAGCGCGGTGGCCATTCCCATGGACCGGGAAATTATCCATATCCTGCCACAGGAATATATCGTGGACGATGAGTCCGGTATCCAGAATCCCGTGGGCATGACCGGTGTCCGCCTGGAGGTCAAAATTCATATCGTCACCGGCGCGGTTGCCTCGGCCCATAACATCGTCAAATGCGCCCATCGGGCCGGCCTCGATGTCTGTGATGTCGTCCTGGAATCCCTGGCCTCGGGCGAGGCGGTGCTGACGGATGAAGAGAAGACGCTGGGAGCGGCGCTGATCGATATGGGCGGCGGGACCAGTGATCTGGCCGTTTTCTGCGGCGGCAATATCCGGCATACGTTCGTTCTGTCCCTGGGTGGCAACAACCTGACGAACGATATCGCCATCGGTCTGCGGACACCGCATTCGGAAGCAGAAAAAATCAAGAAGCGGTTTGTCAGCCCCATTTCCGGGCGCGAGGGGGCCATCGGTGAAATAGAAGTCAAGCGGACCGGCGGCCGGAATTCTGAAAAAGTGCCGGTGCATATCCTTAATGAAATCATCGCTCCGCGCATGGAGGAAATTTTTACCCTGATCAACCGGGAGATCATCAGCAAGGGCGCCGCGGATGAAATTACCACCGGCGTCGTGCTGACCGGCGGAGCGGCTCTGCTGGACGGTGCCTGTGAAATAGCCGAATCCATCATCAACCAGCCGACCCGGCTGGGCCGTCCCATTGGCATCAGCGGTCTGGTGGACGTGGTCAACAATCCCATGTATGCCACCGGTGTCGGACTGGTCCTCTACGGGGCACGGAATGAATCGGCCCGGAAATTCCGAATCCGGGACGCCAATATTTTCAACCGGCTGATCAGCCGGATGAAGCGATGGTTCAAGGAGATTGCCTGA